The proteins below are encoded in one region of Equus caballus isolate H_3958 breed thoroughbred chromosome 16, TB-T2T, whole genome shotgun sequence:
- the P4HTM gene encoding transmembrane prolyl 4-hydroxylase produces the protein MAAAAGPRPEVPNPQWATPEHDQAQAAAGLGDCEDAPVRPLCKPRGICSRAYFLVLMVFVHLYLGNVLALLLFVHYSNGDEGSDPRPQRRAQGPSPAPTLGPLTRLEGIKVGHERKVQLVADRDHFIRTLSLKPLLFEIPGFLSDEECRLIIHLAQMKGLQRSQILPTEEYEEAMGTMQVSQLDLFRLLDQNRDGRLQLREVLAQTRLGNGRWMTPENIQEMYSAIKADPDGDGVLSPQEFSDMDLRDFHKYMRSHKAEASELVRNSHHTWLYQGEGAHHVMRAIRQRVLRLTRLSPEIVELSEPLQVVRYGEGGHYHAHVDSGPVYPETVCSHTKLVANESVPFETSCRYMTVLFYLNNVTGGGETVFPVADNRTYDEMSLIQDDVDLRDTRRHCDKGNLRVKPRQGTAVFWYNYLPDGQGWVGDVDDYSLHGGCLVTRGTKWIANNWINVDPSRARQALFQQEMARLAREGGTDSQPEWALDRAYRDARVEL, from the exons ATGGCGGCGGCGGCAGGCCCGAGGCCTGAGGTCCCGAATCCGCAGTGGGCTACTCCTGAGCACGACCAGGCCCAAGCAGCGGCAGGGCTGGGCGACTGCGAGGACGCACCTGTCCGGCCGCTGTGCAAGCCCCGTGGCATCTGCTCACGCGCCTACTTCCTAGTGCTGATGGTGTTCGTGCACCTGTACCTGGGTAACGTACTGGCGCTGCTGCTCTTCGTACACTACAGCAACGGTGACGAGGGCAGCGACCCCAGGCCCCAGCGCCGCGCCCAGGGCCCCTCGCCCGCTCCAACCTTGGGTCCCCTCACCCGGCTGGAGGGCATCAAG GTGGGGCACGAGCGTAAGGTCCAGCTGGTCGCCGACAGGGATCACTTCATCCGAACCCTCAGCCTCAAGCCGCTGCTCTTCG AAATCCCTGGCTTCCTGAGTGATGAGGAGTGTCGGCTCATCATCCACCTGGCACAGATGAAGGGGTTACAGCGCAGCCAGATCCTGCCCACTGAAGAGTACGAGGAGGCAATGGGCACAATGCAGGTCAGCCAGCTGGACCTCTTCCGGCTGCTGGACCAGAACCGCGATGGTCGCCTGCAGCTCCGTGAG GTCCTGGCCCAGACTCGCCTGGGAAATGGACGGTGGATGACTCCAGAGAACATTCAGGAGATGTACTCTGCAATCAAGGCTGACCCTGATGGTGATG GAGTGCTGAGCCCACAGGAGTTCTCCGACATGGACCTTCGGGACTTCCACAAGTACATGAGGAGCCACAAGGCAGAGGCCAGCGAGCTAGTGCGGAACAGCCACCATACGTGGCTCTACCAGGGTGAAGGTGCCCACCATGTCATGCGTGCCATCCGCCAGAG GGTGCTACGCCTCACCCGCCTGTCACCTGAGATCGTGGAGCTCAGCGAGCCACTGCAGGTTGTGCGGTATGGCGAGGGAGGCCACTACCATGCCCATGTGGACAGCGGACCCGTGTACCCAGAGACTGTCTGCTCCCATACCAAGCTGGTAGCCAACGAGTCTGTACCCTTCGAAACCTCCTGCCG CTATATGACAGTGCTGTTTTATTTGAACAACGTCACTGGTGGGGGAGAGACTGTCTTTCCTGTAGCAGACAACAGAACCTACGATGAAATG AGTCTGATTCAGGATGACGTTGACCTCCGTGACACTCGGAGGCACTGTGACAAGGGAAACCTGCGTGTCAAGCCTCGGCAGGGCACAGCCGTCTTCTGGTACAATTACCTGCCTGATGGGCAAG GTTGGGTGGGCGACGTGGATGACTACTCGCTGCACGGTGGCTGCCTGGTCACGCGCGGCACTAAGTGGATCGCCAACAACTGGATCAATGTGGACCCCAGCAGGGCGCGGCAGGCGCTCTTCCAGCAGGAGATGGCGCGCCTGGCCCGCGAAGGTGGCACCGACTCACAACCGGAATGGGCCCTGGACCGGGCCTACCGCGACGCGCGCGTCGAGCTCTGA